The window GAGAGTAACAGAGCCGCAACAAACCAGGGTTATTTCCATGCTGTCTGCGTCTTGAACTGGGCCCACAAGAATCAGTACGCTCCATCTGCATTAGCACTTCCGTCGACTGTGTCACGTCGTTATGTTGAGCTTGTTGAGGCTAAGAGACCTCGTGCGCTCGCTATTCTCGcctgcttctttgccttgcttAAGCGTATGGACAACGTATGGTGGTTAGATGACGTGGCGCGTCGGGAAGTCATGGGTCTTGTGAGTCTGTTTGAGACTGGCTCAAAATGGTGGAGGCATCTTGAATGGCCAATCCGGATCGCGCTGTGGGACGGAGAGGCTGATGCCATCCCGGCTGATATATGGGGTGTGGAGCGCAAGGAGAACCCTCCCGCAGATGGAGGCGTCCTGTCCGCTGAGACAATATTAAACCATATTGATCTTATGGCCAAGATGATGGACAGCACCCAAGGACCGCAGTCAATAGAGTCTATACCCGTGGTGGGAGACTTGGATGGCTTGGTTCCCCCGCCACTCGACTAGGACTTTTGAGTGACCGTGTTTGGGATATGCGCCAATACCTGGCACCCCCCCTTCAGAAGTGTATTATTTACTGTTGGTGTTGCAGCTCTTCCACCTCATTCATTGGAGAATTCGGCCTCTATTCAAAATAGGCGCTGGTGTATAGATAACCACAGGAAGAGGTATGAGCGTgggagtttttcttttctgtctctctttttttttaaggagATAGgttgtcttttatttttattcccCCTTTTCTACCGGAGCTATAATGCAGCCGTTACTCTTACATGTTttattttccattttttttacCAGCGATTCGTAACTGGGCGTTTGGAACGGGATCTATGGTCAGATGATCTGATGATAGTAGGGCTCGTGGATTCTAGCACTTCGGAGTCACTTGTTATATACTGATATGGAGGACGATATGACACATAATACTGCTGGGTTTATAAGGAGTCAAGATGAACTTGGTATGGGTTATTTACATCTTGGAGTCATGCTGCTAGAGCTGAGCCGTGAATGCGAATACAATCCTTAAAATGTGACTACTTGTGCGAGATATAGGATGTGAAAAAcaatgtgaatgtgaatgtgaatgtgaatgcGAATGTGAATGCGAATGCTTCTGAATCTAGATCCATCAATTCATCTCATTATGATGTCTTGATATTAGAAAACAAAATCTCAGGACACTATATAGCAGTGATCGATAGAAGCCGACTATAAAGCCGCCCAAGACGCCAAACTCCAATTCCCAGGATTTAAGCACGCCATACATCTTTTTTACCCCCCTTCCCTCCATTCTATTAGGTAGGTCCTTGTTACTTTGCCAGCTTATTTCCTTGCTCGCTTTGAATCGTCAACCTCAACAATGTCCTCCGGTTCAGCCGCATCGTCGTGGGATCTCTTCAATCCCTTCATCTTTCTTGTCTGCAACTGGCTCAGATCCTGCTTGCCCAAGTGGACACGACCAAGCTTGTCACCCATGGAGTCCATGGAGAcgttcttcttcgtcttctcctccgTGCCGCGGGCCTTCCTCATCGCCTCCTTGAGCATTGCCTCGTCCGCCTCCTTCATGCGTCCAACCCGCAGGTCCATTCGGGGGCCGATCTCTTCGACTTCTACGCGGGGCAGCTTCTGGCCGCTGCGCTTGGTGCTGATGAGGTATACTCGCAGGTGGATGGCGGGCTTGGCGTCGCCCTCGCCGGTGGTGTCCTCGGCCGCGATGGAGACGATGTACTGTAAGCCCTCGACGTCGATCTTGTCGGCGGTCTCTCCTCGGAAGAAGTCCATGAAGAAGCTCTTTGCGAGCGTGTATTCGTTCGGCACGGGGCTCTCAAAGGCGCTGCCTGCGAAGAGCACCATGGGCCGCATGCCAATGGCGAACTTCTTGGTCTTGAATTGCGTAATGGAGCGGTAGCTCTCCTGGTCGAGGTATAGCTCTAGCATGTCCAGCACCTTGTGGCCGAATGTGCGGATAAATGTCAACGCATGGGG is drawn from Trichoderma asperellum chromosome 4, complete sequence and contains these coding sequences:
- a CDS encoding uncharacterized protein (BUSCO:EOG092D2YQC), producing MLRQVKPRNARSKRALEKREPKAIENPKTCLFLRGNNCSQVVQDAMNDFFSMRQPLSKKFTKKNPIHPFEDAASIEFFSEKNDASLFVFGSTQKKRPHALTFIRTFGHKVLDMLELYLDQESYRSITQFKTKKFAIGMRPMVLFAGSAFESPVPNEYTLAKSFFMDFFRGETADKIDVEGLQYIVSIAAEDTTGEGDAKPAIHLRVYLISTKRSGQKLPRVEVEEIGPRMDLRVGRMKEADEAMLKEAMRKARGTEEKTKKNVSMDSMGDKLGRVHLGKQDLSQLQTRKMKGLKRSHDDAAEPEDIVEVDDSKRARK